The Saccharolobus shibatae B12 genomic interval TTTTAGCCTAAAACTACGAACTTAATTTTCGTCAAAAAATTTGTAACATAATAACGATATTATCCTTGAGTTTTAGTATATTAATCATTTATAAAGTTATTTAGATAGAACTCGAGAATAGATTTTTCAGCATTTCTTAGATGGTATACTAAAGTGGGAGTTTTCATATCTAATAATTTAGCTATGTCTTCCCCTCTTATTTTTTTAGGATAATCGAAATATCCCTTGTCTAAGGCTATCTTTAATGCTTCTATTTGTCTTTCAGTTAAGACTGGGGGAGGAATAATTTCGTTTGGTGATTTCTCACTGTAATTTACTATTTCTCCATATTCAGCAAGCTTTTCTTTAAACTTCTTCAAACTTCTAGCGTTTATTCCTACAGTCCATTTTTCTACTCCGTTACTTATTCTTTCAGATAATATTATCCCTTTATATCTTTTTACAAGATTTGTAATAGTGTTATTACTCTTGTGTTCCAATCTCAAGATACCGAATCTTTTGGTAACCCCTAATACTTCTATATTTAGAATTTGGTGCTTATTTCTTATATCTTCAATAAATCTCTTGGCATCAGAACCCCAAATAAGTAAATAAAAGGAGAACGCACCTCTGTTATAGGTCTTATTTAAGGATTCAGCAGTGATTTCATATTTGCTAGTTTCTGGAGACCATCCATCTCTATGGAGTATACTGAAATTTACTATTCGAATTGGGGTACTCATTATAGAGTCTAAATTAATAATATACACTGCCATTTTTTAAACTTTGATGAAATGATTGATACTGCTGACTTTAGGCTATGTCGTACATTGAGATATCACGATTCAGTGAACTACCGTTTGTCTCTACACGTTCATTTCAATCATTCTATTTTCATTCATGATCAAGTGTAGGGGCTTAGCCTTAATCACCCATTAATGGCAGGGGGTCATGGGACTCCTTCGAGCCTAACGGAACGAGATTCACATCTCTGCCATTTTCATCTCCACCCTTTTTAGCATAGCCCACATCGACATGAGGGATCATCTCTATCATAGCATTCTAGCATAAACTAATATAAAAAAGATTTTTATTAACGTTGGTTTGTTGAATTCTTCAATTTCCTTAGATGTTAAGCTCATCAATTTTTCTTAAATTCAAAATCAAGCTTTGATTTAAAAGTAAGCTTAACGTTAAATTAGATAAAAATTGAAGCAATCCACAAAGCAATTATGATCACTAAGAATATAATAGGGATACATGTCTTTGACCCATAAATTCTCGACTCCCCCAGCTTTGTTAGAGGAAAAGCGTGTGGTGCTTTCTTTATAAAAACTTTATTGGGATGTTCTGTCATTATTATCAAATATATTAGAGGTGAAGTTTATAACTAATCTTAAAAATTAATGAGCAAGAAAGATATATATGAGGTTACTATCGTTTTATAGAGGTAGTCCCAAGGATAGTAGAGTAGGAATAGTGTATAAGGACGGTAAAATAATTGATTTAGCCTACTTATATGAATACCTTTATGGAACCCCTCCGGATTGGCTAACAGACCTGACTAAGCTTCTTGAAGGAGGCTCACTTACACTTAAATTAGTTAATGAGTTAGTTAATGAGTTCAAGAAACTAGACAATAATTTGCCTGGAGGTCTTTTAGATGAAGATAGTGTAATGTTTTTACCAGTTGTTAAGCCGAAAAAAATATTCTGTGTTGCAGTTAATTATAATGAGCATGGTAAGGAAGCAGGTTCTGCATCAATTGAAGAGCCTTATATTTTCATGAAGAGGATAGATACACTAGTAGCTCATAAGCAACCAATATTAATACCTAAAGTCTCATCACAAGTTGATCATGAAATAGAACTTGCAGTAATAATTGGAAAAAAAGGTAAATACATCAGCGCAAAGGAGGCATATGAGTATATAGCTGGATACACGATCTTTAATGATGTTAGTTTTAGAGATTTAAGAAAACATTCTTCGCCTAGATATAATATAAATTGGTTATATGCTAAAAATCTAGATACTGCGTCGCCAATAGGGCCATATCTAGTTACTAGAGATGAAATACCAGATCCTCATAACTTAACTATTAAATTAGAAGTTAATGGTGAAATAAGGCAACAAGGAAATACCCGCAGTATGATACATAAGATTCCAGAATTAATAGAGTATGTCTCTAAGGGGATAACATTATATCCAGGAGATGTAATATCAACTGGAACTCCTTCAGGGACTGGGTTAGGAACAGGAAAATTTCTAAAAGAAGGAGATGTGATGGTAGGGTATATAGAGAAAATTGGTAGATTAGAAAATAGGGTTATGAGAGAATAATAATTATTTATTTTGTACTATTACACAATTTGCGTGGTGCTGGTTTTCCATGAGAACCTAATTTAAATACAACTTATAATCAAATAATTGGAAATTTAAATCGATTAGATTCTTTATTTCAGATATTGTTATTCTTCATATTCTACAATAGAATTTTTATTTTATCTTTTAATTTTAAAGTGAATATAGATTCAAATCCGGGGAGACTCTATTTGTGTGATATCCTTATTATCATTATCGATATAAGTGAAACAAATGTAAGAAGTAATATAAAGTAAAGGCTAAAATACCCATAATTTACATATAATATTATAAATGTAGTACTTCCTAGTACGCCAGATATGGCTTTTCCAGTATAAAGTATAGCGGTATTTGAGGTTGAAAACTTAGCCCCGTACAAATCTCCTATAAAAGACATGTATATGGGTAATGAAGCTCCACCCATCATACCTATTAAAATTATGCCAATAAATAATAACATGATTAATGATTGAAAAATCGAAATAATAAGTAATATAACTGCCAGTATCATTAGCACGTTAATAAGTATAATTCCTTTTGTTCTTCCTATTTTATCAGATATAAATCCAATAATTGGTCTACCGATACCATTAGCTGTGGGAAAGAGTACTATTAAAGTGGAATACTTTGTCAAACTCATAAATCTACCTATAACAGATAAGGATGAAGAAGAGAGAAGTAAAGGTACAGCTATTAGGCTAAAAGATAAGTAAACTAACCAGAAGTTACGTTCTTTAATTATAGCTACTGGATCCCTTCCTTTAACATTCTTTGGATATTTGGCAAATACGTATAAAATGGGTACTGTAACCAGTGCTAAAATTCCTATTAGTAACATAGGTTCTCTATATGTCGTAAAGTGTAAAATGAAAGGATTTGCAATTGCACCCCCTATTCCAAAGCCCATTGAAACTAGACCAGAAGCTAAACCTCTCTTATCTTCAAACCACTTTATAGCTAAATTAAGAGACAAACCAAAGAGAATTCCAACCCCTATACTTCCCAGGCTCCAGGTTATATAAAAGAGATTAATATTAGATACGATAGAGCTTAAAATTAAGGAGCATGACATTAATAGTGAAGCGGGTATCCCTACCAGTCTAGGTCCATATAAGTCAGCAAGATATCCACTCAATATTTGGGTCATCGTTGATAAAATTACAAAAAGAGTGAATGCTAACTCAACTTGCACTATGTTTGCGTTTAAATCTTTCATTATTAATGGTTCATATGCATTCCATGAATATTGATATGTTGAGTTAAACAACATTGCAATTAGTCCTATGACGAGATATTTAGTTCTTCCACTACTCATGAATAGTAAAATTTATCGCCTCATTTATAAACATAGGATATATTTACAGTAAAGTTCCTAGATTTATTATATGAATTGTAAGGTTGACGAGAGACGATAGCTTAGGTTATGAATTTTCATCTGATTCCCTTATATAAAACATGTTTAGGATTATTGTTCTTAATCGATCATCTTTTTGGGATAGTATAGCGTTTTTCATTGAATTTGTAATGTAGGCTGATCAAAAAGCATTAGTAAGAATCTAATCTGAAGGGTTAATTGAATTATTGTGTTACAGTTACTATGAAAAACACTTATATCACCTGATCTAAGAATGTAACTATAACCTTAGCGAATTCTTCTGGGTTTTCAGCTGGAGCATAATGACCAACACCCTTTATTGTCTCAACTTTAACTCTCTTAATTCTTGATGCGGTTTCTTTAATCATCTCTTCTGTAACTAATGGTTCGAACTCTCCCCTAGCTAAGAGTACCTCAGCCTCAATTTTAGGTAAATCATCCATGATATCAAAATTATTCCACGCGTATAAATCATTAATTAAAATCTCATTTCTATTTTGACCTCTTATCCACGTTAAATATTCTACAACCTTTTTAGTAGCGTATTCTCCTGCAAATCTAAGAGTCCTTCCTACATCTAAATTGTTTGAATTTTCTATATCTTTTTCGGTAAATGTTCTTGTTCTACCAGCCCCATTTACAGAAGCTATAGCCTTAGCCCTATAGCCTAGTTTAACACCTAACAGTAGTGATAAATCACCTCCTATTGAAGTACCCACAACAGATACCGAATCTAAGGAGAGCTTATCTACTAACTTAACAATGATATTGGCATAGTATTCTAGTGAAACTCTTTGCGTTTGCCACTTTGGCCAAGGATCTGATTTACCATGTCCAGGTAAATCTAATATTATTAGCCTATATCTCTGTAGAAAAAATGGAATTGTTGGTCTATATACTCTACCATCAAATCCGGCTAAATGTAACATAATTACTGGGGATCCATTTCCTACAGTTTCGTAATAGATGTTTAAGCCATTTATATTCACATATCTCCCCATTACTTCTTCTAAATATTCCATAAATCTTATCTATCGTGACAAGTATATAAGCTCTTAACATACCAAAATGTATTGATTATAATGAAAATCTCTATCTTTCGTAATATTTATTTTAGTTATCATGTTCTAATAAGCCAAGACGTCGTTGTTAATACTACACTTTAACTATTTGGAGGAGTTTTATCTAATATAAGAGGTAAGAGACCAATAATAATTAAGGTACTTAGTTATTGTTGCTTTATTGGAATAAACTAGAAAGTGAAAAGAAAGCTCACTAAATATAAACAGCATCTAGTTCATTCAGCAATTTAGTTACTATCTTTCTTTGAGCATTTCTTAAATGATATATGAATGTGGATTCCTTAATTCCTAAACTTTGAGCTAGTTCTTTAGCTTTAACCTTTTTAGGATAATCAAAGTAACCCATTTTAGCAGCTATCATAAGACATTTCAGTTCTATTTGAGTTAAATTAAGTGCTTTTTCATTGGGATCATAATCTGATATTTTGACCTTCTCTACTATACCTATATTGCTAAGATCGTTAATTATTTTAGGAATCTTATACTCATAGGTGACGAAACTCCAAAGCTCTGTCTTTTTTGTCTTAACGGTATTTAAAACTACTGTATCGTATTTATTTAATATAGATAGTACAGAATTATTATAATCTTGAATTATATCAACTATATAATTATTCCCATATTTATGTATATTTATTATGTCTTTTATCTTACCCTCATTTTTCAAATTCATCAAGACTTTCATGGACCTTGCGTTAACTATCACTAAAGATCTTATGGTACCATCTTCTGGCTGATAGGATCTTCCCAGACTTTTAACCAAATTATCATCTATAAAACTTGTCCAACAACCACTATGTAAAATCCTAATGTTAACCAATTTATATGGATACTTTGAGTAGTACATGATGATAAGATTGATTTTAAATCTAATAAGTTTGTATGAAAAACAGTAATTAATCATTAACAGCACTTATGTGATTTCCCTTGAATATCTCATGAATTCCGCAATTGTTGAGAAACTTTTAAATTTTAAAAGCAACTTTATAGAAGATATAAAATATTAGTCCAGATTTGCTGAAATAGTTTTCGAATATAAAGTTAAGATTTATGAAAATATTTAAACTAGATTAAAATCATAGACTGCTGTAAGTTAATATTTTATGTAACTTTTCATAATAAAAAATTATGAAATGCTAATATTTTTAGTCTCTTTCAATGGAATTAAGGATAGGATGGCTATTATTACTAACGAAATAGACATTACGATTATGTAAGGGACAGCGCTTATAATACCCCTTGAAACTACTATTGCTGTAGGAAGAAGCAATGAAGTGTATATACCAGTAACTATTGCAGCTATTTGATATGAAAAACCAGCACCGGTATACCTATACTTAGTAAGAAAATGCTCCGTGAAGAAAGCTGCAACCACCCCATAACCAAGGAAGTAACTAAAGTTTAATAGAAAGTTAGCTAAAATAATACTAGTTGCAATTTTAATTCCCACTAAAGGAAAATAAGAGTATGAGAATATTGCTGTTAGTATTGCACTAATTATCATTACTTTTTTTCTTCCGATAATATCTCCAAGACGTCCTCCAACTATATTTCCTATTATGCCCCCTATTGCACCTGCAAAAAGACCTGAATATATTATACCTAATGATATTTTTAGTGATGCCATATAGCTTAATCCAGTAGGAAAGTAAATAATTGCGAAAATAGTTACGATATATGCCCAACTGAGACCTAGAAGAATCATTGTTTTCCACTTTTCTTTCAAAACTGTAGTGACTGGAGCTTTCTCAATTTCCTTTTTCTTTAAAAGTTCCTGAAATAATGGACTTTCCATTAAAACATATCTGATAAAACCACCGATAATTAATGCAACAGCCCCGATTCCCAATAATATTCTCCACCCTATGGTAGCAAATTCTGCTGCTGTCATATATGTTCTTCCTAGAAATAAACCGAGTATCGCAAAAAGAGCTCCCAAGGGTACTGTAGCTTGTAGAAAGCTGCTATAATAGGCTCTTCTATTTGTATTAGCAGTATACTCAATAAGTATGGTCGCGGCGCCACCATACTCTCCACCTAATCCTATACCTTGAATCAATCTAAATATTAAAATTAAGATTGGTGCTAATAGTCCTATACTTACAAATGGTGGAGTCAAAGCCATACCTATCATCCCGATTGAAGATAATAATAAAGTCCATATTAACATCGTTTTACGCCCTATTTTATCTCCAAAATGTCCAAATATTATAGCACCAATTGGTCTAGTGAAATATATACTACCATAAGTTGAGATTGAAGCGGCCAATGCGGCAGCTCCAATTCCCTTAGGATAAAATAGAGTAGGCCATATTAACGATGCAGCGACCCCTACTACAAATAGATCATACCACTCTACTAGAGTTCCTATTGAAGCTAAACTTATATATTTAGCTAACTTATTAGCAGGAATCTTCTCCATATATTATCTCGTTATTATTCTTACTAAACTTATATTTAAACTTTCCTATAGTTATATATTTTAATTTTTAATGAATTAAAGGTTAATGTATATACTTTTTTGCAATTAGCATAAAATATAACTCCTTTGCAAGTATTATGAAATAGACTATAAGAGGCGTAGCATATAGAGCCTCGACTATCTACCAAATGAGAGATGTAAACCTAAATCTAGGGGAAACGGCAAACACTAAAAGGAACCTTCATCTCTTTAAGATGCGGAGTAGGATCAGTTAGGAAATTTCTGAGTGCGATAGAGGATTAGTTTTAACTTAAGATATTGAAAACTAGCTAGATAATGAGAGCAACCAGATATATTTTGTATTGACAAATGTCATGTTCCCTTCGCACTTACTAGGCTCTATATGTTCCGTCTCTAACAAACCTAAGTTTGCAACCGTGGGAGTATAGAGAGTCATACTGGAAAACGAGATACTACTACCTTAGAAAATGGGTTTTAGGAAAATATGGCTTTGAGATATCCATTTTCACCTTCAATCTAGATGGGAAGAGACGTAGCTATCATAACTGAAAAACCTACTTCTGGATTTACAAACATTATGAGCATTCACTCACCATTGAAGCTTACCACCCACGTTTTCTAATCTTCATACAAAAACAAGCTCTGCTTCCAAATAATCAGTCTATATATCGGGATATCATAGATATATAAGGATATTCTGGAACATCCTTCACATTATACCTTCTGTGGCACTTATTAGAAGGCCTTATTACGTTTAGTCTTTAACAATCTTAGACACTGGTAAATCATAGGGCGAGTGCTATTCTTATCATTTATAATTAAGGCTATAAAGGAGAAGAGATAACGCTTTGTATAAATATTTCCACTTTATATCAAATTAAGTATATTATATATAGTTAATTAAAATATATGAATAAGTCTATTAACTAACTACATCATTTTGTAACTCTCCTATCTTCTCTAATCTAACTGTTACTATATCTCCAGTTTTCAAATATTTCCCGGTTCCTAATCCAACGCCAGAAGGTGTACCGGTAGATATTATATCTCCCGGATAGAGTGTTATATCGTTAGAAGCATACTCTATTATTTCTGGAATTTTAAATATCATATTTCTGGTATTATCATTCTGCTTTATCTCATCATTGACAATCGTAACTAAGTGTAAGCTATGAGGATCTTCTATCTCATCTTTTGTAACTAACCATGGACCTATTGGACTGCCATTATCTAGACTTTTCCCATGAAGCCAATTGATCCCAAACTCCTTCATCATTTGATGCAATCTCCTATCTCTGTAACTAACATCATTAAATATAGTATAACCTATTACATACCTATATGCCTCAGATTTTGTTACATTTTTACACCTTTTGCCTATAATTACAGCTAATTCTCCTTCGTAATCAACTTCCTTAGATGACTTTGGGATTATTATAGACTGTTTATGTCCTATAAGACACGTGGGCAATTTAATAAATAAAAAAGGTTCTTTTGGTAATTCTTTTAACTGAGCCTCTTTTCCATGAGTAATGTAATTAACGCTCATGTTAAGAACTTTACTGGGTTTAAGAATTGGTGGGTAATATATTATACTATTTGAATCATAAAGAAACTCCTCGACTTTATTTTCATTTAGACTACTAATAAACTTCTTAAGCAATTCCAAGGCATCTTCACCACCACTTACTGTCTTATCTACGTTTGAGAACCAAGATGGTGGCTCTGCTTCACGCAAATTCCTATATGCTTCTTTAACGTCTAAAATTCTACTATTTGACCATACTACACCTAATTTAGGAGTATCCATATTTTTTGGAGAAAAATTTAGTAGCTTCATAATGATCTATAATACTTCTATCACTTAAGTAATTTAAATATGTTGTTTGCATTGGTTCTCCAAATTTTCTCTTTCGTATTATTATTTTTGATTACATCCTCAATCAATTTCAAGAATAACTCTGGTTTTGACACTGGAAATGGATGATCAGTCCCAAATACTATATGGTCCTCTCCTATTACCTTAATTAATAACTCTAATGACTCCTTAGTATAAATTACTGTATCGTAATATACAAACTCCTTAAGATCGTCACTAGGCTTAAACTTACCTAAGCTATATGAGGCGGAACCTAAATCAATTCTGCCAATTTGATAAGGAATAAATCCTCCACCATGTGGTATTATTACAGTTAATCCATAATCTCTTAGAATTCCAGTTAAAGCTAGTTTCGTTATTACATATGTGGTTTCGAAGATAAAGCTAGTTAATATAGCCTCTACTCCTTCATTTAGTATCATGTCTAATGGTAGTGTACCAGGGTGTATAAAAATCGGCTTACCTAACTGCGAAATCTTTTTAAGTAATGGTCTATACTCATCATCTGCGATAGTCTTATTCCCTATACCAGTACCTACTATAAAACCATTAAGACCTAATTCCTTTATAGTTCTCTCTGCTTCTTCGATCGAGGCATTTACATCATTTAAGGGTAATGTTGCTAATCCACCAAAATACTCTGGATACTTATTTACAATCTTAGCAATTTCATCATTAACCTGTTTCGCAATGATTATTTCATCTTCTCTTGGGAGAATGTAGGTCCATGGCGCTGAAAGAGATAATAGGGAGAAAAGTTCGTATTTTAGTTTTTTCAAATCTTGCAATTTCCCTTCTATATCTATTAACCTAAAATCAGCAGGAGAAATTCTTTTACCCCAATTTATTATTATTTTATTTTCTTCATATTTTATAAAGCCTTTCTTATTTAATATTTCTATATAAACTTTAGGATAAAAATGGGAATGAACATCTATTATCTTGCTGTCCATGTTTAATTAACATTCTTCCATTATAATAAACCTTTATAACAAGCTAGCTTTCAAATAATCAAAAAGATTCAGTGTGAACAATTTGTGAGCTCTAGAAAGGAACTTTAAAGTGAATACTAAGAGCTCACTGAAATTTAAGTGTGCTACACTGTAAATAATTATACTCCCTGAGAGTTTAAAGGGCAAGACTTTCTCCCCAATATAAGGAAAGGTTTTTGTGTAATTTTAGAAATGTCGTTGCCCTTTAGACTATAAGCAAGTATAAGTTTTACGTTGCAATTGCTTTGTGGGTTACTTCAATTTTTATCCAAGTTAATGTGGAATTTACTTTTAAATCAACGCTGATTTCGAATTTAAGAAAAATCAATGAGCTTAGTATCTAAGAAAATTGAAGGATTCAACAAAGCACATAAAGCAGATAAATTTATATTCACGAATTTGTTCAAAAAAATACATGAAAGCTGAATTAGATAAATTAGTTGAAATAATGGATAAGAAGGGCATGGCAACGTATTTTACTACTTTTGGTAAAGGTGCAGGTAAATATGGTAAGAGACAACTTTTCACTAAAGTACCCGAATCAGTAGCTATAGCTTGGGCTTGGAGATATAAAGAAGCGAAAGAACTACTTTATGAATTATCTAAATATCTAACACCAGAGCAAGCCGAGAGACGAACAATTCATTTCGTTAACCCAGCTCTTAAGGATATTCCTATAGTAGGAAGTGCGGGTATAACTCCAACACTATATGGTGGGCTTCAGT includes:
- a CDS encoding helix-turn-helix domain-containing protein; this encodes MAVYIINLDSIMSTPIRIVNFSILHRDGWSPETSKYEITAESLNKTYNRGAFSFYLLIWGSDAKRFIEDIRNKHQILNIEVLGVTKRFGILRLEHKSNNTITNLVKRYKGIILSERISNGVEKWTVGINARSLKKFKEKLAEYGEIVNYSEKSPNEIIPPPVLTERQIEALKIALDKGYFDYPKKIRGEDIAKLLDMKTPTLVYHLRNAEKSILEFYLNNFIND
- a CDS encoding fumarylacetoacetate hydrolase family protein is translated as MRLLSFYRGSPKDSRVGIVYKDGKIIDLAYLYEYLYGTPPDWLTDLTKLLEGGSLTLKLVNELVNEFKKLDNNLPGGLLDEDSVMFLPVVKPKKIFCVAVNYNEHGKEAGSASIEEPYIFMKRIDTLVAHKQPILIPKVSSQVDHEIELAVIIGKKGKYISAKEAYEYIAGYTIFNDVSFRDLRKHSSPRYNINWLYAKNLDTASPIGPYLVTRDEIPDPHNLTIKLEVNGEIRQQGNTRSMIHKIPELIEYVSKGITLYPGDVISTGTPSGTGLGTGKFLKEGDVMVGYIEKIGRLENRVMRE
- a CDS encoding MFS transporter, whose amino-acid sequence is MSSGRTKYLVIGLIAMLFNSTYQYSWNAYEPLIMKDLNANIVQVELAFTLFVILSTMTQILSGYLADLYGPRLVGIPASLLMSCSLILSSIVSNINLFYITWSLGSIGVGILFGLSLNLAIKWFEDKRGLASGLVSMGFGIGGAIANPFILHFTTYREPMLLIGILALVTVPILYVFAKYPKNVKGRDPVAIIKERNFWLVYLSFSLIAVPLLLSSSSLSVIGRFMSLTKYSTLIVLFPTANGIGRPIIGFISDKIGRTKGIILINVLMILAVILLIISIFQSLIMLLFIGIILIGMMGGASLPIYMSFIGDLYGAKFSTSNTAILYTGKAISGVLGSTTFIILYVNYGYFSLYFILLLTFVSLISIMIIRISHK
- a CDS encoding alpha/beta fold hydrolase, with the translated sequence MEYLEEVMGRYVNINGLNIYYETVGNGSPVIMLHLAGFDGRVYRPTIPFFLQRYRLIILDLPGHGKSDPWPKWQTQRVSLEYYANIIVKLVDKLSLDSVSVVGTSIGGDLSLLLGVKLGYRAKAIASVNGAGRTRTFTEKDIENSNNLDVGRTLRFAGEYATKKVVEYLTWIRGQNRNEILINDLYAWNNFDIMDDLPKIEAEVLLARGEFEPLVTEEMIKETASRIKRVKVETIKGVGHYAPAENPEEFAKVIVTFLDQVI
- a CDS encoding helix-turn-helix domain-containing protein, whose product is MYYSKYPYKLVNIRILHSGCWTSFIDDNLVKSLGRSYQPEDGTIRSLVIVNARSMKVLMNLKNEGKIKDIINIHKYGNNYIVDIIQDYNNSVLSILNKYDTVVLNTVKTKKTELWSFVTYEYKIPKIINDLSNIGIVEKVKISDYDPNEKALNLTQIELKCLMIAAKMGYFDYPKKVKAKELAQSLGIKESTFIYHLRNAQRKIVTKLLNELDAVYI
- a CDS encoding MFS transporter; translated protein: MEKIPANKLAKYISLASIGTLVEWYDLFVVGVAASLIWPTLFYPKGIGAAALAASISTYGSIYFTRPIGAIIFGHFGDKIGRKTMLIWTLLLSSIGMIGMALTPPFVSIGLLAPILILIFRLIQGIGLGGEYGGAATILIEYTANTNRRAYYSSFLQATVPLGALFAILGLFLGRTYMTAAEFATIGWRILLGIGAVALIIGGFIRYVLMESPLFQELLKKKEIEKAPVTTVLKEKWKTMILLGLSWAYIVTIFAIIYFPTGLSYMASLKISLGIIYSGLFAGAIGGIIGNIVGGRLGDIIGRKKVMIISAILTAIFSYSYFPLVGIKIATSIILANFLLNFSYFLGYGVVAAFFTEHFLTKYRYTGAGFSYQIAAIVTGIYTSLLLPTAIVVSRGIISAVPYIIVMSISLVIIAILSLIPLKETKNISIS
- a CDS encoding fumarylacetoacetate hydrolase family protein, with amino-acid sequence MKLLNFSPKNMDTPKLGVVWSNSRILDVKEAYRNLREAEPPSWFSNVDKTVSGGEDALELLKKFISSLNENKVEEFLYDSNSIIYYPPILKPSKVLNMSVNYITHGKEAQLKELPKEPFLFIKLPTCLIGHKQSIIIPKSSKEVDYEGELAVIIGKRCKNVTKSEAYRYVIGYTIFNDVSYRDRRLHQMMKEFGINWLHGKSLDNGSPIGPWLVTKDEIEDPHSLHLVTIVNDEIKQNDNTRNMIFKIPEIIEYASNDITLYPGDIISTGTPSGVGLGTGKYLKTGDIVTVRLEKIGELQNDVVS
- a CDS encoding amidohydrolase family protein: MDSKIIDVHSHFYPKVYIEILNKKGFIKYEENKIIINWGKRISPADFRLIDIEGKLQDLKKLKYELFSLLSLSAPWTYILPREDEIIIAKQVNDEIAKIVNKYPEYFGGLATLPLNDVNASIEEAERTIKELGLNGFIVGTGIGNKTIADDEYRPLLKKISQLGKPIFIHPGTLPLDMILNEGVEAILTSFIFETTYVITKLALTGILRDYGLTVIIPHGGGFIPYQIGRIDLGSASYSLGKFKPSDDLKEFVYYDTVIYTKESLELLIKVIGEDHIVFGTDHPFPVSKPELFLKLIEDVIKNNNTKEKIWRTNANNIFKLLK